One Sodalinema gerasimenkoae IPPAS B-353 DNA segment encodes these proteins:
- the pip gene encoding prolyl aminopeptidase, protein MRNLYPPISPYTTGTLQVSDLHTLYYEESGNPQGKPAIFLHGGPGGGCIPMYRQFFNPQDWRLILFDQRGCGRSTPHAELRENTTWDLVADIERLRTHLGIERWLVFGGSWGSTLSLAYAETHPERCTGLILRGIFMLRPLELRWFYQEGASYIFPEAWQEYLKPIPEEERGDLMAAYHRRLTSENRQVRLEAARAWAIWEGSTSKLFPDPDVRSKFGREGFAEAFARIECHYFVNGGFFERENQLLEDVQRIRQIPTVIVQGRYDVVCPLRSAWELHQAFPESELIVIPDAGHSVSEPGIRSALLDATDRFLALR, encoded by the coding sequence ATGCGCAATCTTTATCCCCCGATTAGCCCCTATACTACGGGGACATTACAGGTATCTGATCTCCATACTCTCTATTATGAGGAGTCCGGCAATCCGCAGGGGAAACCAGCAATTTTCCTACATGGGGGTCCAGGTGGGGGATGTATTCCCATGTATCGCCAGTTTTTTAATCCCCAGGACTGGCGTTTGATTTTGTTCGATCAACGCGGCTGTGGTCGCAGTACTCCCCACGCGGAGTTACGGGAGAATACGACTTGGGATTTGGTGGCAGATATTGAACGCTTACGGACTCATCTAGGGATTGAGCGTTGGCTGGTGTTTGGGGGTAGTTGGGGCAGTACTCTGTCTCTGGCCTACGCAGAAACTCACCCAGAACGCTGCACTGGGTTGATTTTACGGGGGATTTTTATGTTGCGTCCTCTGGAGTTACGCTGGTTCTATCAGGAGGGAGCCAGTTATATTTTCCCGGAGGCTTGGCAGGAGTATCTTAAACCCATTCCTGAAGAAGAACGGGGGGATTTGATGGCGGCGTATCATCGCCGTTTGACCAGTGAGAATCGTCAGGTACGGCTTGAGGCGGCTCGGGCCTGGGCGATTTGGGAGGGCAGTACGAGTAAGTTATTTCCTGATCCCGATGTCCGGTCTAAGTTCGGCCGTGAGGGGTTCGCCGAGGCGTTTGCTCGCATTGAATGTCACTATTTTGTCAATGGGGGCTTTTTTGAGCGGGAGAATCAGTTACTTGAGGATGTGCAGCGGATTCGTCAGATTCCCACGGTGATTGTTCAGGGTCGATATGATGTGGTTTGTCCGCTGCGATCGGCTTGGGAGTTACATCAGGCGTTTCCTGAGTCGGAGTTGATTGTGATTCCTGATGCGGGCCATTCGGTCAGTGAACCGGGGATTCGCTCGGCGTTGCTGGATGCTACGGATCGTTTTTTGGCTCTCCGTTGA
- a CDS encoding DGQHR domain-containing protein — MQKTRMGNTEAYLGSVSLAWVAERVGFAAELPLFQQQRDPKTANISINAETIDTLYQRPLNWSRQAPLTQYLAGRRDRKFPPLLAVISPDWVDNPQASQWGDDGRAKQAAADLTPLDNIPQLALLNLPPSISIFALDGQHRLMGIQGLMTLLQTGTLQPLSRSNNKSGTPLNLDRLAAANNTTPDAMQALANDTVGIELIPAVLTGETREEARQRIRSIFVHVNLMAVKLSKGQVTLLDEDDGFAIISRQIAVTHPLLRDDDSRPPRINWDGVSVSAKSQVLTTLQALRDMTVGYLTPRFPHWLAAYPGTIPPRPTADDLAEGLSELMRLWDGLGTLPSYKRMELGVETLYLRRFSFEAGGGEGNFLFRPVGQVALAQALGIVIFQRHLSVVEALKRLQKFDDDGGFQFMELPQSLWYGVLYNPNKRRIRVSGKDLAKKLLIYLLGGMQENQEIADLRLELAKARTFENRAVSFEGKFVTPREVGMPKMIES, encoded by the coding sequence GTGCAGAAGACTCGGATGGGAAACACCGAGGCTTACCTAGGGTCAGTCAGCCTCGCCTGGGTTGCTGAACGAGTTGGCTTCGCCGCAGAACTCCCCCTGTTCCAACAGCAGCGAGACCCCAAAACCGCCAACATCTCCATCAACGCCGAAACCATTGATACCCTCTACCAACGTCCCCTCAACTGGTCACGGCAAGCCCCTCTAACACAATATCTCGCCGGACGGCGCGATCGCAAATTCCCGCCCCTCCTCGCCGTCATCAGTCCCGACTGGGTAGACAACCCCCAAGCCAGCCAATGGGGAGACGACGGACGGGCCAAACAAGCCGCCGCAGACCTAACCCCCTTAGATAATATCCCACAACTTGCCCTCCTCAACCTCCCCCCCTCCATCTCCATCTTCGCCTTAGACGGACAACACCGTCTCATGGGAATCCAAGGATTGATGACCCTACTGCAAACCGGAACCCTGCAACCCCTCAGCCGCAGCAACAACAAAAGTGGAACCCCCCTCAACCTCGACCGCCTCGCCGCCGCCAACAACACCACCCCAGACGCCATGCAGGCCTTAGCCAATGACACCGTGGGAATTGAATTAATCCCCGCCGTCTTAACCGGAGAAACCCGAGAAGAAGCCAGACAGCGTATCCGGTCCATTTTCGTCCATGTCAACCTCATGGCCGTCAAACTCAGTAAAGGTCAAGTCACCCTATTAGACGAAGATGACGGATTTGCCATTATCAGCCGTCAAATCGCCGTCACCCATCCCCTCCTCCGCGATGACGACAGCCGTCCCCCCCGCATCAACTGGGATGGAGTCAGCGTCTCCGCCAAATCCCAAGTCCTCACCACCCTACAGGCCTTGCGAGACATGACCGTTGGCTACTTAACTCCTCGCTTCCCCCATTGGCTAGCCGCATACCCCGGAACCATTCCCCCACGTCCCACCGCCGACGACTTAGCCGAAGGACTCTCTGAATTAATGCGTCTCTGGGATGGCTTAGGGACGCTTCCGAGTTACAAACGCATGGAACTCGGAGTTGAAACCCTTTACCTGAGACGGTTTAGCTTTGAAGCCGGTGGAGGCGAGGGAAATTTTCTCTTTCGTCCCGTCGGACAAGTCGCCTTAGCACAAGCCTTGGGAATTGTCATCTTTCAACGTCATCTCTCCGTAGTTGAAGCCTTAAAGCGTCTCCAGAAATTCGACGATGACGGTGGATTTCAGTTCATGGAACTTCCTCAATCCTTGTGGTACGGCGTCTTGTATAATCCCAATAAACGCCGAATTCGCGTCTCAGGCAAAGACCTCGCCAAGAAACTATTAATCTATCTGTTGGGAGGAATGCAAGAAAATCAAGAGATTGCTGATTTACGGCTAGAGTTAGCAAAGGCTCGTACCTTCGAGAATCGCGCCGTCAGTTTTGAGGGTAAGTTTGTAACCCCTCGGGAAGTGGGAATGCCGAAGATGATTGAATCGTAA
- a CDS encoding magnesium chelatase subunit H produces the protein MFTHVKPTVRHIQAPDDLNGRTLIKVVYVVLESQYQSALSAAAQAINANNPNLAIELSGYLIEELRDPENCEDLKRDVAQANIFIGSLIFIEDLAEKVIEAVQPARDNLDAAIVFPSMPEVMRLNKLGSFSMAQLGQSKSAIAQFMRKRKEQSGASFQDGMLKLLRTLPKVLKYMPVDKAQDARNFMLSFQYWLGGSPDNLENFILMLADKYVLPEGKRDVTYNDPVVYPDMGIWHPLAPQMFEDVKEYLNWYNSRRDISDDHKDPLAPTVGLVLQRTHLVTGDDAHYVAMVQEFESLGARVIPIFSGGLDFSQPVNKFFWEQGETDNPNNKAFVDVVVSLTGFALVGGPARQDHPKAIDSLKRLNCPYMVALPLVFQTTEEWEDSDLGLHPIQVALQIAIPELDGAIEPIVLSGRDGATGKAHAMQDRIEAVATRAMKWANLRRKPKLHKKVAITIFSFPPDKGNVGTAAYLDVFGSIHEVATALQRNGYRIEDLPENPQELMNAVIHDAAAQYASPELNVAYRMPVDEYENLTPYAKRLEENWGSAPGTLNSDGQNLLVYGKQFGNLFIGVQPTFGYEGDPMRLLFSRSASPHHGFAAYYTYLEQIWQADAVLHFGTHGSLEFMPGKQMGMSGTCYPDSLIGNIPNLYYYAANNPSEATIAKRRSYAETISYLTPPAENAGLYKGLKELGELVGSYQTLKDGGRGIPIVNTIVEKARMVNLDKDIDFPEADAKDLSQDERDTIVGLVYKQLMEIESRLLPCGLHVIGKPPTAEEAVATLVSIASIDREEEGIVGLPSLLAQSLDRNIQDIYSNNDKGVLADVELNQKIVEATRECVGAMVAEKTDSDGRVRLENLGNWLQRMIKDEPWYEVLKAAGFHRVDKEALDKLIEYLNFCLKQVCADNELGSLLRALEGEYVLPGPGGDPIRNPDVLPTGKNIHALDPQAIPTAAAVLAAKTVVDRLVERQRQENGNEYPETIACVLWGTDNIKTYGESLAQIMWMVGVKPVPDALGRVNKLDLIPLEELGRPRIDVVVNCSGVFRDLFVNQMALLDKAIKMAAEADEPVEMNFVRKHAIKQAEEMGINLRQAATRVFSNASGSYAANINLAVENSTWEEESELQEMYLTRKSFAFNADNPGMMEQDRKVFESALSTADATFQNLDSSEISLTDVSHYFDSDPTKVVSKLRKDGKKPNSYIADTTTANAQVRSLSETVRLDSRTKMLNPKWYEGMLSHGYEGVRELSKRLVNTMGWSATADAVDNWVYEEANETFIKDKEMQERLMNLNPHSFRKMVGTLLEVHGRGYWETSDENLERLMELYQQVEDRIEGVE, from the coding sequence ATGTTCACCCACGTCAAGCCCACCGTTCGCCACATTCAGGCACCCGACGACCTCAACGGTCGCACCCTCATCAAGGTGGTCTATGTCGTGCTCGAATCGCAATATCAGAGTGCCCTGTCCGCCGCCGCCCAAGCCATCAACGCCAACAACCCCAACCTGGCCATCGAACTGAGCGGCTACCTCATCGAAGAACTGCGCGACCCTGAAAACTGCGAAGACCTGAAACGGGATGTCGCCCAAGCCAACATCTTCATCGGCTCCCTCATCTTCATCGAAGACCTGGCCGAAAAAGTCATCGAGGCCGTCCAACCCGCCCGGGACAACCTCGACGCCGCCATCGTCTTCCCCTCCATGCCTGAAGTCATGCGCCTCAACAAATTGGGCAGCTTCTCCATGGCGCAACTGGGACAATCCAAAAGCGCCATCGCCCAATTCATGAGAAAGCGCAAAGAGCAATCCGGCGCCTCCTTCCAAGACGGAATGCTCAAACTGCTGCGCACCCTGCCCAAAGTCCTCAAATACATGCCCGTGGACAAAGCCCAGGACGCGCGTAACTTCATGCTCAGCTTCCAATACTGGCTCGGCGGGTCCCCCGACAACCTGGAAAACTTCATCTTGATGTTGGCAGACAAATACGTACTGCCCGAAGGGAAGCGAGACGTCACCTACAACGACCCCGTCGTCTACCCCGACATGGGTATCTGGCATCCCCTCGCCCCCCAAATGTTCGAAGACGTCAAAGAATACCTCAACTGGTATAACTCCCGCCGGGACATCAGCGACGACCACAAAGACCCCCTCGCCCCCACCGTCGGACTCGTCTTACAACGCACCCACCTGGTCACCGGAGACGACGCCCACTACGTCGCCATGGTTCAAGAATTTGAATCCCTCGGCGCCCGGGTCATCCCCATCTTTTCCGGTGGCTTAGACTTCTCCCAACCCGTCAACAAATTCTTCTGGGAACAAGGGGAAACCGATAACCCCAACAACAAAGCCTTCGTCGATGTCGTCGTCTCCCTAACCGGCTTCGCCCTCGTCGGAGGTCCCGCCCGTCAAGACCATCCCAAAGCCATCGACTCCCTCAAGCGGCTCAACTGCCCCTACATGGTCGCCCTACCCCTCGTCTTCCAAACCACCGAAGAATGGGAAGACAGCGACCTAGGACTGCACCCGATTCAAGTCGCCCTACAAATCGCCATCCCCGAACTCGACGGGGCCATCGAACCCATCGTTCTCTCCGGGCGGGATGGGGCCACCGGCAAAGCCCACGCCATGCAAGACCGCATCGAAGCGGTAGCAACCCGGGCCATGAAATGGGCCAACCTGCGGCGTAAACCCAAACTGCACAAAAAAGTTGCCATCACCATCTTCAGCTTCCCCCCCGACAAAGGCAACGTGGGAACCGCCGCCTATCTCGACGTCTTCGGCAGCATTCACGAAGTAGCCACCGCCCTGCAACGCAACGGCTACCGCATCGAAGACCTGCCCGAAAATCCCCAGGAGTTGATGAACGCGGTCATCCATGATGCCGCTGCCCAGTATGCCAGCCCAGAACTCAACGTGGCCTATCGGATGCCCGTTGACGAATATGAAAACCTCACCCCCTACGCCAAACGCTTAGAAGAAAACTGGGGGTCTGCACCGGGAACCCTCAACAGCGATGGGCAAAACCTCTTGGTGTACGGAAAACAGTTCGGGAACCTGTTTATCGGGGTCCAACCCACCTTTGGCTACGAAGGCGACCCAATGCGTCTGCTGTTCAGCCGGTCTGCCAGTCCTCATCATGGCTTCGCCGCCTACTACACCTATCTCGAACAAATTTGGCAAGCCGACGCGGTTCTCCACTTTGGCACCCATGGTTCCCTGGAGTTCATGCCCGGAAAACAAATGGGGATGTCGGGAACCTGTTACCCCGATAGTTTGATTGGCAACATTCCCAACCTCTACTACTACGCCGCCAACAACCCCAGCGAGGCGACCATCGCCAAACGCCGCAGCTACGCTGAAACCATTTCCTACCTCACGCCACCAGCGGAAAATGCCGGTCTGTATAAAGGACTCAAGGAACTCGGCGAACTGGTGGGGTCCTACCAAACCCTCAAAGATGGCGGACGGGGCATTCCCATCGTCAACACCATCGTTGAGAAAGCCCGCATGGTCAATCTCGACAAAGACATCGACTTCCCCGAAGCCGATGCCAAAGACCTCAGTCAAGATGAACGGGATACCATCGTCGGCTTGGTGTACAAACAACTGATGGAAATCGAGTCGCGGTTATTACCCTGTGGCTTGCATGTTATTGGCAAACCGCCCACTGCTGAAGAAGCCGTTGCGACTCTGGTGAGTATCGCCAGCATTGACCGGGAAGAAGAAGGTATTGTGGGACTTCCCAGCCTCTTGGCCCAAAGTCTCGACCGCAACATCCAAGACATTTACAGCAACAACGATAAAGGGGTTCTCGCCGATGTGGAGTTGAACCAGAAAATCGTTGAGGCGACCCGCGAGTGCGTTGGGGCCATGGTGGCTGAGAAAACCGACAGCGATGGCCGGGTTCGTTTAGAGAATCTGGGTAACTGGCTGCAACGGATGATTAAGGATGAACCCTGGTATGAGGTTCTCAAAGCCGCTGGCTTCCATCGGGTGGACAAAGAAGCCTTAGACAAGCTGATTGAGTATCTCAACTTCTGTCTCAAGCAGGTTTGTGCGGACAATGAACTGGGGTCTCTGTTGCGGGCCTTGGAAGGGGAATATGTGCTACCGGGTCCCGGTGGTGACCCCATCCGCAACCCCGATGTTTTGCCCACGGGTAAGAATATCCATGCCCTCGACCCCCAAGCGATTCCGACGGCGGCAGCGGTTCTGGCGGCGAAGACGGTCGTTGACCGCTTGGTGGAACGCCAACGCCAGGAAAACGGCAATGAGTATCCTGAAACCATCGCCTGTGTGCTTTGGGGAACGGACAACATCAAGACCTATGGGGAATCCTTGGCCCAAATCATGTGGATGGTTGGGGTGAAACCGGTTCCTGATGCGTTGGGACGGGTGAACAAGTTAGACTTGATTCCCTTAGAGGAGTTGGGCCGTCCTCGGATTGATGTGGTGGTCAACTGTTCTGGGGTCTTCCGTGACTTGTTTGTGAATCAGATGGCCTTGTTGGATAAGGCGATTAAGATGGCTGCTGAAGCGGATGAACCGGTGGAGATGAACTTTGTTCGTAAACACGCTATTAAGCAGGCCGAGGAAATGGGGATTAATCTGCGTCAAGCGGCGACTCGGGTGTTCTCCAATGCGTCAGGGTCCTATGCGGCCAATATCAACCTGGCGGTGGAAAACAGCACTTGGGAGGAAGAGTCGGAGTTACAAGAGATGTATCTGACTCGTAAGTCCTTCGCCTTCAATGCGGATAACCCCGGCATGATGGAACAAGACCGCAAGGTGTTTGAGTCGGCCCTATCCACGGCGGATGCGACCTTCCAAAACTTGGATTCTTCGGAAATCAGTTTGACGGATGTGTCGCACTACTTCGATTCTGACCCGACGAAGGTGGTCTCGAAGTTACGCAAAGATGGCAAGAAACCCAATTCTTATATTGCCGATACGACGACGGCCAATGCCCAGGTTCGCAGTCTCTCGGAAACGGTGCGTCTGGATTCCCGGACGAAGATGCTGAACCCGAAATGGTATGAGGGGATGTTATCTCATGGCTATGAGGGGGTTCGGGAACTCTCGAAACGCTTGGTGAACACCATGGGTTGGTCGGCGACGGCGGACGCGGTGGATAACTGGGTGTATGAGGAGGCGAATGAGACCTTTATTAAGGATAAGGAGATGCAGGAACGCCTGATGAATCTCAATCCTCATTCGTTCCGCAAGATGGTGGGAACGTTGCTGGAGGTCCATGGCCGTGGCTATTGGGAAACCAGTGATGAGAACCTCGAACGTCTGATGGAGTTGTATCAACAGGTTGAGGACCGCATTGAAGGGGTTGAGTAA
- the dndC gene encoding DNA phosphorothioation system sulfurtransferase DndC gives MSKQKSLNLETEQSKNPIEVLVEKVESLTREVQELYCADDIPWVVGYSGGKDSTAVLQLIWNALELLPEEKRVKKLYVITTDTMVENPIVSQWVNHSVRSIKKAAGQRNLNIEPHVLHPAVDSTFWVCLIGKGYPAPRNKFRWCTDRLKIQASNKFIRKVVRENGETILALGTRKAESHKRAETMKKHELKRVRERLSPNSRLINSLVYSPIEDWSTDEVWMYLMQWKNPWGHDNKHLLTMYRGATADNECPLVVDTTTPSCGSSRFGCWVCTMVSQDKSMEAMIQNDEEKEWMQPLLDIRNELDLKNDRDRRDFRRIHGNVQLFERNKNGEISVEPIPGPYTKKWREHWLRRVLEAQETVRRTAPPEMRDITLITTEELSEIRRIWLEEKHEFDDRLPTVYREITGKPFQDPRPGADQSLLGLDEWNILEDLADGDAMELELMAKLLDTERQYHTKLNRKGIYDALEKCFETSSRSPEEAIANAHRKRELKEAAAAGDVAKVKQLTWSDLKFGDSPDS, from the coding sequence ATGAGTAAGCAAAAATCACTCAACCTCGAAACAGAACAATCTAAAAATCCAATTGAAGTACTTGTAGAAAAAGTAGAAAGCCTGACACGTGAAGTGCAAGAGCTTTATTGCGCAGATGATATTCCTTGGGTTGTTGGCTACTCGGGCGGGAAAGATAGTACAGCTGTATTACAGTTGATTTGGAATGCTCTGGAGTTGTTACCAGAAGAAAAGAGAGTTAAAAAACTCTATGTGATTACAACAGATACAATGGTGGAAAATCCTATTGTATCTCAATGGGTTAATCATTCTGTAAGATCCATAAAAAAAGCAGCCGGACAAAGAAATCTTAACATTGAACCCCATGTACTTCATCCAGCAGTTGACAGTACCTTTTGGGTTTGCCTAATTGGTAAAGGTTATCCGGCGCCCAGAAATAAATTTCGCTGGTGTACTGACCGGCTAAAAATACAGGCTTCCAATAAGTTTATACGAAAGGTTGTTCGAGAAAATGGTGAGACTATACTTGCACTAGGAACTCGTAAAGCCGAGAGTCATAAACGTGCCGAAACCATGAAAAAACATGAACTCAAAAGAGTTCGAGAACGACTCAGTCCTAACTCTAGGCTAATCAATTCTCTGGTCTATAGTCCCATTGAAGATTGGAGTACCGATGAAGTATGGATGTATCTAATGCAATGGAAAAATCCTTGGGGACATGACAATAAACATTTATTAACTATGTATCGCGGTGCGACAGCGGATAACGAATGTCCGCTTGTGGTGGATACAACAACTCCTAGCTGCGGAAGTTCTCGTTTTGGCTGTTGGGTTTGTACAATGGTTAGTCAAGACAAATCTATGGAGGCGATGATCCAGAACGATGAAGAAAAAGAATGGATGCAACCACTTCTAGATATCCGTAACGAACTGGATCTCAAAAACGATCGCGATCGCCGTGATTTTAGACGTATCCATGGAAATGTGCAACTCTTCGAGCGCAACAAAAACGGAGAAATTTCTGTTGAACCCATCCCCGGTCCCTACACCAAAAAGTGGCGGGAACATTGGTTAAGACGAGTTCTCGAAGCACAGGAAACCGTCCGTCGAACCGCTCCCCCTGAAATGCGCGACATCACCCTCATCACCACCGAAGAACTCAGCGAAATTCGGCGGATTTGGCTCGAAGAAAAACATGAATTCGACGATCGCCTGCCCACAGTATACCGAGAAATCACCGGTAAACCCTTCCAAGACCCTCGGCCCGGTGCCGACCAATCCCTCCTCGGACTCGACGAGTGGAACATCCTCGAAGACCTCGCCGACGGAGACGCCATGGAACTCGAACTCATGGCCAAACTTCTCGACACCGAACGCCAGTATCACACCAAACTCAACCGCAAAGGCATCTACGACGCCTTAGAAAAATGCTTCGAGACCAGTTCCCGTTCCCCTGAAGAAGCCATCGCCAACGCACATCGTAAACGGGAACTTAAAGAAGCCGCCGCAGCGGGAGACGTGGCCAAAGTTAAACAACTGACCTGGTCGGATCTTAAATTCGGCGACTCCCCAGACTCCTAG
- a CDS encoding GAF domain-containing protein yields the protein MSNFLCPCCSYPLLGYVRQGTLRWFCPRCHQEMPYGTVETTHLSNATVFENHQLQPVGEKPVSPSRQVLAPVESKETRIAKPISERFSDQFPALLHETVDGVRKILRADRVILCRTTRKWEATVVAESHAPGRSSMLKCRLGRFFSAEEILQFQEGNVQVIADLNSMDLDRCPTKILECFFEVSAKLVVPVRLEEAEGLSLWGLLAVHQCYTARSWSQREVDTTVLLTQQLARSLERDRRYCELQAAHEALRETAFIHEEQLFRPLPPPELPPSDISGESVSPSAAVTVSPEELLKSYVAYYLSRGKGIMSPHQGSLGFPGAVYGYEGYRFEFENFWRRLQQRADFRKLYLMGDMRCFEHFLKGSYTVLECQRCHLPIPTRYGRVYDGPECTLCDDCPTKWAKSEPRMAATRVLAVGETPTELRETQRLFRQNRYEVQFVETPQEALSQSLGAPVDMVTLQGDLSEAQGRNWASQLRQDSRFASLPILGLSDRAGYGLPWMFHPLELQHYLLPPLSGEHLVRYLRSRDREQTSLLHWFPR from the coding sequence ATGTCAAATTTTCTATGTCCTTGTTGTTCTTATCCTTTATTAGGCTATGTCCGTCAAGGGACGTTGCGCTGGTTTTGTCCTCGTTGTCATCAGGAAATGCCTTATGGAACGGTGGAAACGACACATTTATCCAATGCAACGGTTTTCGAAAATCATCAGCTTCAACCGGTGGGTGAGAAACCGGTATCTCCGAGTCGTCAGGTGCTGGCCCCGGTTGAGTCTAAGGAAACGAGGATAGCCAAGCCAATTTCAGAGCGTTTTTCTGATCAGTTTCCGGCCTTGTTACATGAGACGGTCGATGGGGTACGAAAAATTTTACGCGCTGACCGGGTGATTCTGTGCCGAACAACTCGGAAGTGGGAGGCGACGGTGGTGGCGGAGTCTCATGCACCGGGACGGTCATCGATGCTGAAATGCCGTTTAGGTCGCTTTTTTAGTGCTGAGGAAATTCTACAGTTTCAGGAGGGAAATGTTCAGGTGATCGCGGATTTAAATTCGATGGATCTCGATCGCTGTCCTACGAAGATTTTAGAGTGCTTTTTTGAGGTTTCCGCCAAGTTGGTGGTTCCGGTGCGTTTGGAAGAGGCGGAGGGATTGTCGTTGTGGGGACTTTTGGCGGTGCATCAGTGTTATACGGCCCGCAGTTGGTCGCAGCGAGAGGTTGATACGACGGTGTTGTTGACGCAACAGTTGGCGCGATCGTTGGAACGAGATCGCCGCTATTGTGAGTTACAAGCGGCCCATGAGGCGTTACGGGAGACGGCATTTATTCATGAAGAGCAGTTATTCCGTCCCCTACCTCCGCCGGAGTTACCCCCCTCAGATATATCGGGGGAGTCAGTGTCTCCATCTGCGGCTGTGACGGTTTCTCCGGAGGAGTTACTAAAAAGCTATGTGGCCTATTATCTCAGTCGTGGTAAGGGGATTATGAGTCCTCATCAGGGAAGTCTCGGGTTTCCGGGTGCGGTGTATGGCTATGAAGGCTATCGCTTTGAGTTTGAGAATTTCTGGCGGCGATTGCAACAGCGAGCGGATTTTCGTAAGCTTTATTTGATGGGAGATATGCGTTGTTTTGAACATTTCTTGAAGGGAAGTTATACGGTCTTGGAATGTCAACGCTGTCATCTTCCCATTCCCACTCGTTATGGTCGTGTTTATGATGGCCCGGAATGTACGTTGTGTGATGACTGTCCAACGAAGTGGGCCAAGTCTGAACCCAGGATGGCGGCAACGCGGGTGTTGGCGGTGGGTGAGACCCCGACGGAGTTGCGAGAAACTCAGCGGCTGTTCCGACAAAATCGGTATGAGGTGCAGTTTGTGGAGACGCCTCAGGAGGCGTTGAGTCAGTCGTTGGGGGCCCCGGTTGATATGGTGACGCTTCAGGGAGATCTCAGTGAGGCCCAAGGCCGCAACTGGGCCAGTCAGCTACGTCAGGATTCCCGTTTTGCGAGTTTGCCAATTTTGGGGTTAAGCGATCGCGCGGGGTATGGTCTACCCTGGATGTTTCACCCGCTGGAGTTACAGCACTATCTGTTACCTCCGTTGAGTGGGGAGCATTTGGTCCGTTATCTGCGATCGCGCGATCGGGAGCAAACCTCATTATTACATTGGTTCCCCCGCTAG